GAGCCGAAGGAAATCCACCTGGTTTCATCATCAGAGCGATGAATCACAGGAAGAGCAAGCTCAGCTAGTTCCGTCACATCGTCATCATCAACCTCTGCTGAAAGTTAAAACTAACTTTCATAtcaactgttttttgttttgtttgtttttaatcaaactgtTCTGGAATCACGGCTGTAGTTTGAGTCTGAACTTGAGATAATCTCTGACTTAGTCTTGCAGTCCTGGGGGGTTTGACTCCGACATGAAGGTGTTCTGATGCAGACTCAGTCTTGTAGGTTGTTTGACTTCTTATGCAGAATAATTTACTCATGTCACAGTTCTGCTCTgttatttacagaaaatgtttttttaaagtttctctTTGCTGCTTCAAAACCAAAGTCTTTGCTTTAGTTTTGTGCACAGCTCAGAGGAAAGATATCAAACTGTCATAGCTCAACATTTGCTCAACATGCACAAGCTAATTTatgttgttttctcctcctggCAGGTTTCAAACTCATGACAAAAAAATCTCTCAGCTACTGGAACCTGTTAAGACTCGATTGAGCCGTGATGATGGATTaatctctgtcctttctgtcttgtgtttttttgttgttttttttttgtacctgcTTTTATTGATTTGTTCTCCAGGTTCTTCTGTTCAGAGCAGTTTGTCGgttaaagcaaagaaaatgcaaagaaaatgtgttttgtgcaaAGCCTTTATTAAGCCACCTTTTTGTTTCCAGTTCAAATGAACCCACTTCGTTTCTCATTTTAGACTAATGTCACATTTAATGTGCCTGgattttttacacatttttaaacctggattttttacacattaaacttttctgttttttttttaaataaacacatttctgatGTAATTTAGAAAGAATTTATCAGATTGTTGTATTGTATTTACGACCGTATAATCAAATCTGTGCGTCTCCTTTCAGATTAAACCCAGATGAGTCTGATGGTGGTCGGATGCACCAGGTTTGGTGAACACCTCCACCCTGCGTagcactgacaggtgaagtTTTCGGCCCAGGCGTCGAGGTCGGCGGCGGAGGGTAGACCGATCGCTACGTACCTCTTGGCGGCCCGCAGGATGCTGAAGTAGGTGGGGTTCAGGTGCAGGTACTGGGAGGAGTCGTAGTTCTTCCTCACACAGCGACCCCTTTTTTGGCACAGGACCTCGCTGCAGAGCATGGCGGCGGCTGTCACGTTAGCGATGTAGGGGTTGAAGGTGGACGTCAGGTACTCGGACAGAGACTGACAGGCAGCCTggtgggagggggtggggtttACAGGTGAGATACAGGTATATTAAGACAGAAAGACGAGGGCAGGTGTACAGTTAGTCTAAAAACCATGAATTAATCATGAATTAATCATGAATTAAGTGGGAAAGATGATATTAAAACGCAATACGCAAAGcacattttatgtgttttggtttcatgatatataatcaaacagaaatgtaaagcCTCCTTACTCTTTGCAGTACaaagaaatatagaaatatagcaataaaatagcaaaataataaaatataataaatcgAACAGCAAGTAACAACACATTATGAAAGCACATGAAAAAGCAGTAAAGTCCTGTGAAGGTGAAATTGTTCTTTCACACGTCTGCAGACAGAGATAAAACTGCCACTTCCTCCTAAAACAGGAACCAAAGTTTAATTGTTTGCTGACTGAAGCTTCTCCATCTGCGTTCCTGTTTTCAGATCTGTGAAGactgttacacacacagtgtttcatcatacaaacacacacatacacacacttaaacagtGACACGTCTTCAGGTTCCCAGTTTCCCTCAGCTTCAGCAAGAAATGTCGAAtgaattttctcatttaaaacacacacacaaaaaaaataagtagACTTAAAGAACTGTCCTGTAATGACTGGGAGCAGACCAGTCCAACCAAGCATTAAACTTCAGAAAGCTGTGGTTACCTTATTGTTGTAGTCTCTGGTTCCTCCCCACATTACGACCCCTGAAGCTCCCAGAGCTGCAGACTCTCCCACAGTGCTCACCAGGTCGGTCTGGAAGACgagcaaacacacaggagaTTCAACGCTTTCACTCTGAATCAGCGATTTTAGATGGATCTGCTTCaagcattttgttttacttgcaTAACAGGTCATTCTGATTAGACTTGCTGCAGATGCATTGGCCTAATCCATCGTttaatttcatgtcatttcGAGTCATGTGCTGATGCAACTAAGAGCAGGAAGTGTTTTGAAATACTTTGCAGGCTGATTCTCCAGCTTGAATCCCACACAAAAGACTTTTGTCTAGTTTTCAATTGCAGCTTTTTCAGAATCAATATGTTGCATTTATGAGCACCTGTGGTAACAGCTGTCATACAGACTGATCCTGAGCTTTAAGAGTCAGCGGCCCTGTGATTACAACGGGTCTGGTTTGTAACAAACGCACTGTGGAAGGCGGGATTAAGAATGGGAACGTCATCGTCCGACATCAACGTAGGTCACGAAAACTTGCATTTGACAAACTTGAAGTTATCAGCTTCTAGCAAGATACCACACCTTCTGTGGTGACGGGAAATGGTGTTAACAAGACAGATACGTCCCCGTGGAGGAAAAGAATTAACAGATAGAGGAAAAAAGCTAACATGAACACCAATGTTACACAGAAGGATGAAGAGAAACGAAATAGGCATTTGGTCTGATTATCATATGGAATGTGGAACACATTGAAATAGAAGAACCGAACAGTCACTGTTGCCAACTGCATTACCGACCAAAGTGAGTCAGATTGTCTCACCAGACTCTGGAACTTCTGGGTCTGATCCCGGTACAGTGGCCTGGAGTAGACGTAGATTGGCACCGTATACGGACGTTTAGGCAGTGCCGCCACTCTCAGCGCCTCCTGGACACGGTTGCGGACATAAAGTGCGGCCCGGGGGGAGTTCCTCAGATTCAGGTGGAGGTAGACGGAGGGGAAGAGGGCGGTACTGTGCTCCCACAGCCACAGCATCTGGTTATTCTGCTTCTGGGTCTGCGTGGAGCACTTCCCCGTGTAGCCGGGTTTCTCCCAGCCGTAGTTGAAGCAGTCAGGGAACAGGTAGAAGCCCCAGCGCCGGCTCGGACGCTCACCAACGCCAAGACTGATGGTCCTCTCCATGAAGTGCCGGCCGGCGTGTTGGAACTGGCTCTTGGCCAGTTTGGAAATCTTCTTAGATGATACAAATGGGGCCATCTGCAGGGCTTGAGCGATGGACAGCTTCTGATAAACACGTTTTGATCCCCAGTTCTGGTCCCACAGGGGACGCCAGGACTCCCAGTCGATGACAGCCAGCCCAGGAGAGGAATCCTGGGAGATGAAGTGATCTATCTGAGTCTGGGCCTTGGCCAGATGCTGGGTCAGGTTGCCATTTTGGGGGATTCCACCGCTGTAAAGCTTGCGCTTGATGGTGTCAACTTTAGGGTAAAGGCCAAGTCGGTCCTCGTAGAAGATGGTGAGGAACTGACCGGGCAAGGCGCTAGGCGTGGTCACTGCCTGGAAAGCTGCGGTGTCCAGTGGGATGTCAAGTTTTTGACATTGGTCGGTGGGGGCGTTCCATATGGCTACAAAGGGGTGGTCATGGATCAGCGGTGGCTCGGTATATGGCAGGGCGAAGGTGGCGGTGATAAATACGATGATACGGAAGGCGATGCCGGACAGGAAAGGCACGGCCATCGTGATGGCTctgaacaaacagaagaaaaacaaataaagaaattagGCTCAGACTCATCATTAACTACTTCCTGTTAATTTGTGTGCAAATACTGCAAATGGCGGAAACGTATAAACTTCCTGATGGCTCCTTTTCGTAGATTTTTTCTTTAAGTAACAGAATTTGCTGGAaatagagagaaacagaaacatcaaccacagaaaacaagctACGGTCACAGTGTTAGAACCATTTAAATCAAGCTATTAAATAGataaacactgaacaaacagaTGAGAATTCGCTCTCTGGGAAGCTCATCTgtactttctctgttttcagttgcTGCATGAGCATTTTCCCCGAGAAATAAACTAAGAAAATCTGTTGgtagatgacacacacacacaactttattgacaaaactgcatttttattcTCTGCTTCCTGGGTTTGGAGAAACTTCCTGCCTTTGTATCGGGTGTTCAAACACGTTTCATGAAGAATTTAGCTGTTTCTGTATAATCAGGCTCTCTCCTCTATACCTCTCATGTCTCCATGTTATTGTGCTGTATGTGTAATTCGTTTAGTGTGATTTTTATGTGCTATCTGTGTTAACTGCTGTTCATGTATCTCAAGACGCTTCCTGGATAATAAAGTggtaaaacaacataaataagaAAGTTAATTAAATAATGGATTTATCTTACAACTGTCAGCTTAATGATGCCAAATAAAAACTCcactgaataaagaaaaaaaattacttcaCTAAAGATGTAACCAGTATAAACTAAGGCGGTATTTCCCACAGACTCCCACAGTTGTTCCACTAACGCTAAAACTGTTCAGGTGAATGATTCCACACTATTTAAATTTATCCACTAACCTCCTTTATCTTAGAATTTTAAATAGTTTTGCAGTATTTCCATATTATTGCAACATGTTGTCAGCTCCTACCTGCTGCTCTCCTCAGTGACCCGTGAAGAACTGTTCGCTGTTTCTaaatttctctgtgtctctgtttttttttgctgcttcatGCTTCTTCACTCTGATCGATCGTTATCTGATCAACGTCCTGACATCGGGCCTGGACCCATCGATTCAGGGCTCAGTGCTCTGCTCAGGTGAACCTTtttttgatttaaatattttattttgttcgTTGTGGTTTTCGTTTACATTTGGAACTTGATAAAACAGAAAgtaaatttgaaatttgaagtCACTACAACAAAGTGAGTTTGAgtaatgacagcagagaaagacacagttCCTTCATTTGGTTGCatagtttgtgtttctgttgtgttgttttgggtGAGCTGATGGAATAACAGCGTTTAGAACTGCATTTTGTTCAGTTATCATTTTAAATTGTAATTCAGTGGATATTCTGTTTGGCttgatttagtttagtttgataTTATATtgataatagtaataaaatatctatttttttttatatttgtttttgttttattgcttccATTGGCCAGCGTCTTTGAGCACCCGGAAAAGCGCTATACAAatttgatggattttttttttttttttaattatatttattagTATGAAAGTGACTCAAAAcccatctctgtctccctcttccctcctccatcccattttattctgctgttgaCTGTATAAAAAGTGTTTTGGCCCATTtggtttatatatttatatctgttACACCTGCTGTGATGCTCAGAGCCTTTTTTCATAGTTGCTGTGTTGGGTTAACAGTGGTGTTGTGACACAATGTTCCACCAGCGTTGCCTCACGTCCCGAAACATGTCCTGATATTTCTGCACTTAAGGATAAATGATGGGAGGAGAGGCTGTGCTACAGAAAGccatctgtgtttgatgtttagTTTTGATGCAGTTATCTTTCATGTGTTATCACTGGTGAGAAAGCAGAGACTGCAATCTCACTGTCcacatctcttcctcttttctgtcctcAGTATGTGGACAGAAACCAGACGATAGATGGTTCATGTTTCTGGGTCTGTTGCTTTGGATTAAATTAGACTTCAAGGTTCGTCTCTGTTTCCAGCTCAGGATGGATTTTACAAGAAAGACAAAAGGTCTGCAGCCACATTATCGGCCTCGTGAAATGCTCATCATATGAGGCATAAACATGTTGCACAAAATGGAcatccaacatggctgccaacAGCTCCCCTGAAATCCCCTCTGTGCGtgcacataaaaaataaaaacacccgTGTACAGAAGAAAAGTGTTTATTTGCAGTGCATTTACATTCAGGTAACATTTTTTCATGTGTTGCATAGTCCGCATTGCATATTTGGTTTACCaccataagaaaaaaaagccactgtCAGTCACTGCGTCATGATGAGAGAGGTGAAACTCACCTGAAGGCTGGTTTGAGTTGAAAACTGATTTAGTTTAAACCAGGATCAGTGTCACAGAGACTCATGAACCAATGATGCTTTAAAAACcagaaagttacagaaactCAACCTTCATTTGTCGTGTGTGCGACATCTCTAAAATACACTTCATCTGCTGACAAAAGGTCCAAAGCAAGCTGGgaaattttgtcatttttagttTGCTGCTTTGTGGAATCATGGGCTGCCCTGCGTTTTATTTTCTACCTCTCaaactgtgtttgagtgtttggtgttttggtttttgtggcaACTTAACACTTCTTCCACCCTTTGTTCCTGACACACACGAGTGATCGAAAGCAGAGGGTCCTCGTCAAGTAAACTAAGCAGCCTCTTTAGCATttgaacacacaacacatggtGTGGACAGGTCTTTCAGTTTCTCTAAAATCCTTTTTCAGCAGATTGCTGTGCCTTTCGTTTGCAGGCCTCCACAGAAAAACGCACAATGCAGCTCGTGAGAGAAACTTGATAAAGTCTGACGTAAACTCTGACGTGTTCaggtattttgttttgtttttagcagGAGacactttattttcttctctacGGCAAGAAGTAGGCTTTGAAGAACCATTAAACCGCAGAGAGATGCTGAGTCATGTATTCAGATATAGTATGTGCCATATTTTACATCCTGTTCAGTGTTTCCTCATAACTACAGTACTGTACATCAGCTTCAGggacagcagctgtttgttagCCACagtgagatgaaataaaatcaaaaactaaACATCCTGTTGATCTGATTCCTCCAAACTGAGATATAGAAACACTGACCTCTACATAATCATTGAAAAACAGACCATATCCTCTATACTAAGGATTTTTAAGTAATAAACCCAACAAACATAAAAGAATAGATACAGATACGTAATATTTGGATGTCAAGAGCACCCATAACGTGCACGCGTCCCAACAGGGTCAAACGTGGCGTTTCCTGACAGGCTGTAATTCAAGAATATGATATAAGAAACAGTTCAAAACACATTATAAAAAATAACAAGCGGAATAACAGCTTATTGTTGTTTCACACCATCAAAGATAAACGGTAATTCTTTACGGACGTCTTTAAAACTACCACAAACCAAGCATCAGATCTTAGTGACTATCTCTCTACACTTGGCTGTGTGGTATATTAGCACCGTGTGGTTTCCACTGAAagaccagacaaaaacaaataaaactggaGGATCATCCTGCAGGGAGCCAGATTTTACCATGAGCGGATCCACGTCAAACTTTTACAACAGTTTAACAAACTTTCCGCATTTACTGATAAACATTCCTGGAAGACCAGATGCAGCTGTTGGCCGAAGAGGCAGTGCAGATTGTTACAGAAGTCAAACATAGTTCACCTGGTTAAACTGTAtcacaatcattttttttttacatgtgtaACTTTTCAGCGCAGCAGCTGTCAAAATatcctttgtttttattgttttcatttcacactgaCGACCACTCGCTTTAAAAGTTCCTCTACCACTCAGCAGCAACGTCAGAGttaaagaaacaataaaaatactctaaatttctttttcactgaGACTAATTAGACTGATATCACTGTCACGTCTGTATGGTAAATACAAAGTGTCAGCCTCATGCCAgccagcatgctaacatgctaaactggAAACTGGAACAAACTATAGATTAGctgatgataaaataataattagttgcagccctggtATGTGTTTGGGTGCTGATGGTGGTACGGAGGGTGAAATGGCAACGTCCAGGATTCAAGTCTGTCTCCATCTTAAATCAAAAACACTGTAGTAACTGTGTGTGGAAAAGTAACATCTGTACACAGCTGTGTTGAAAAATGACTCCTCCTACTGTCAGGCTGCATCATACGACTGTTTTTACTAACGATAAGTTTAACAGGAGCATCAGCAACATCGTGTGAAGGCTGCAGGCAGCTGGCGGTGCACCACTCTGCCCTGCCTCCACCTGGTCATCCTGTTCATCCTCCCACGCcgttctcctcctctcctgctcgtCTTCCTCCCCTGTCCTCCACGGCCCGTCGTCCTCCTTCACTTTGTTGATGCTCTCACATCTTTCGCCCTCGTGGCCTTCGTAGCAGTGGCAGCGAAACCTCTCACTTAGCAGCTCCAGTTCGTGTTGAGAGTGCCACCCGGTGACAGCAAAGTCCCCATTGCCAGAGGGCCGGATGTGGTAGCTGTTGGCGCTGAGGTGGAGGTAATGGCGGGCGCGGGGGTCCCGGCGGACGCAGCGGCCGTTCCCCTGGCACAGGAAGTCGCTGCAGACCTCGGCGGCTCGTGTCACGTTGATGATGTACTGACCCAGGCGGTGGCTCAGGAAGGTCCTCACCTTGGTGCAGTTagcctgtggaaaaaaaaaaaacctcacagtcatgatgtgatgtgttttggTGATTTGTATGATGTGGAAGTAGACAGCTGGGAACAGTTCAACAGAAGGTGATACTTTATCAGGGCTGTCAGCTTGTCATGGAGTTTgttcacaaacatgcacaaacagtcCCTGAGCTCCTGGAGGGTCTGACTGTCAGTCGCTGTTTTAAACAAGCGTCCTTCATGCAGACAGGATCTCAGCAGGCCATAAAAACTATGCCTTatacttttcaaaatgtcagagtggtttcacaacacacagccaCCACATGATGTCAACTTTCTATTGTCTGAGTATTTACAGGGGTGGTTTGTCTGCAGTCCAAAACAAATCACGAAGCTTGAGGAAAGAATGTTTTTCACATGGAAGTACACAGTCAGACTTCATCTGAGCCAACAGCacaaataagaacaaaaaaaaaaaaaaaagagtttgacaGCACGTTTTCAGCCAAAACACCAAATAAGATAAATATTCTGTGTAGCAGTGAATCATAAGCTGAGGCAGATCGGTTTTACAGAAAGAATGAGAGGGTAACAATTTATGTTTTGCTTGATTAGGCTAAAAAAGGACACCCACCCTGGATGAGGTCAAGTTCAGGTCGCCCCAGATGACAAATCCAGCAGCTCCCAGGGCGGCGCTCTCCCCGATGGTGTGGATCAAGTCtttctgcaggaaacacacaggtacagacgtcacataaacattttataataaCTCTGAGAGAGGCCAATATTTGACTCACTTTTACGTGAGTCAGAAACATGAAGAGAACTTTTGTTTAGAGTTTTGGAAAGTGACTagtgcaaaacaagaaaagattttaaagaATCTATAATCTGtacagaaagacaaataaatgcatttaatgTGACCAGTGAGAACAGTCGTGTGGAGCAAAGAGCCGTGAGGTGTCGCTGCTAATTCTGTTcaagatggagggaaaaaaaagtcaaatgttctGCAGATATTTTGGGTTTCTTTCCCACATTTTATTACACCCTAAAACTCCTTATTCAATCTGCAGACCAGTGAGGCTGATtaggtaaagaaaaaagaaaaattcctCTGGTTTTATTGACAGTGATGGAGTTTAGGTAACCACAGTGCCATAAAGCTTGTTTTTGTGActaagctgcttttctgtggatctccacaagatggcagtagTGAATAAATTCTTCACTTACAATAAGAAGTACATCCTCATGTCAGACTTTTATAAATGCTTAATAAACATATGTGTATTAGTTGCATTAGTTTGATTATGTCTTATGAAGCTTTTCCATCGTATTTTcatctcaaaataaaaatataggtTTAAATTTCTAGGGTTGGTTGCACCAGAAATAACAATCCTCCTTCCTGTAATTATTAAAATTACTGAGTGGGAAGTGACTGAAGGTTTGAGGGTTCTGTATTGTTTATTCATTGTATTGTCTAT
The window above is part of the Toxotes jaculatrix isolate fToxJac2 chromosome 5, fToxJac2.pri, whole genome shotgun sequence genome. Proteins encoded here:
- the LOC121182167 gene encoding hyaluronidase PH-20-like, whose amino-acid sequence is MAVPFLSGIAFRIIVFITATFALPYTEPPLIHDHPFVAIWNAPTDQCQKLDIPLDTAAFQAVTTPSALPGQFLTIFYEDRLGLYPKVDTIKRKLYSGGIPQNGNLTQHLAKAQTQIDHFISQDSSPGLAVIDWESWRPLWDQNWGSKRVYQKLSIAQALQMAPFVSSKKISKLAKSQFQHAGRHFMERTISLGVGERPSRRWGFYLFPDCFNYGWEKPGYTGKCSTQTQKQNNQMLWLWEHSTALFPSVYLHLNLRNSPRAALYVRNRVQEALRVAALPKRPYTVPIYVYSRPLYRDQTQKFQSLTDLVSTVGESAALGASGVVMWGGTRDYNNKAACQSLSEYLTSTFNPYIANVTAAAMLCSEVLCQKRGRCVRKNYDSSQYLHLNPTYFSILRAAKRYVAIGLPSAADLDAWAENFTCQCYAGWRCSPNLVHPTTIRLIWV